A window from Nakamurella alba encodes these proteins:
- a CDS encoding ABC transporter permease encodes MTMTAPPGSTGDPLATLAEENVTAAQRRAVRRARFRGGSGWVFAARTVGRLILVIFGVLTLLFFLLRVSGDPASSLAGPDATAAEVEAVRVRLGLDAPLWGQYIDFLRGAVVLDFGNSYRMSGDSLSLVLEKLPATIGLIAVSYLFAILVALPLGMIAALTRSRIYARFVDTVVVVGQSVPVFAVAVVLVYLLGVEAGLVPTLADEGFSSGFAALIVPVFCLAMHPIAQLLELTRAGLQESMREDFIRTAESKGVAPWRVVSRHAMRPVGTALLNVTGLDLAAMLSGGVVVESIFAWPGIGPVLVSSVSNRDYPMVAAATFVVAVLVVLINFVVDLICRRLDPRTRKADA; translated from the coding sequence ATGACCATGACCGCGCCGCCCGGGAGCACGGGCGACCCGCTCGCCACGCTCGCCGAGGAGAACGTCACCGCCGCGCAGCGCCGGGCCGTCCGCCGCGCCCGGTTCCGCGGCGGATCCGGGTGGGTGTTCGCCGCCCGCACCGTCGGCCGGCTGATCCTGGTCATCTTCGGCGTGCTGACGCTGCTGTTCTTCCTGCTGCGGGTCAGCGGTGACCCGGCCTCCTCGCTGGCCGGTCCCGACGCCACCGCCGCCGAGGTGGAGGCGGTCCGGGTCCGGCTCGGGCTGGACGCGCCGCTGTGGGGGCAGTACATCGACTTCCTGCGCGGCGCCGTCGTCCTCGACTTCGGCAACTCCTACCGGATGTCCGGCGACTCGCTCTCGCTGGTGCTGGAGAAGCTCCCCGCCACCATCGGTCTCATCGCCGTGTCCTACCTCTTCGCGATCCTGGTGGCGCTGCCGCTCGGCATGATCGCAGCGCTCACCCGCAGCCGGATCTACGCCCGGTTCGTCGACACGGTGGTCGTCGTCGGCCAGTCCGTCCCGGTCTTCGCCGTCGCCGTGGTGCTGGTCTACCTGCTCGGCGTCGAGGCCGGACTGGTGCCGACGCTGGCGGACGAGGGCTTCTCCTCCGGGTTCGCCGCGCTGATCGTCCCGGTCTTCTGCCTGGCCATGCACCCCATCGCGCAGCTCCTCGAGCTCACCCGGGCCGGCCTGCAGGAGTCCATGCGGGAGGACTTCATCCGCACCGCCGAGTCCAAGGGTGTCGCCCCGTGGCGGGTCGTCTCCCGGCACGCCATGCGCCCGGTCGGTACCGCCCTGCTCAACGTCACCGGGCTGGACCTGGCCGCGATGCTGAGCGGCGGCGTGGTGGTCGAGTCGATCTTCGCCTGGCCCGGCATCGGTCCGGTGCTGGTGTCCTCGGTCTCCAACCGCGACTACCCGATGGTCGCCGCCGCCACCTTCGTCGTCGCCGTGCTCGTCGTGCTCATCAACTTCGTGGTCGACCTGATCTGCCGCCGGCTCGACCCCCGCACCCGGAAGGCGGACGCCTGA
- a CDS encoding ABC transporter substrate-binding protein, producing MTINARAVNRRRFFQLGAAATGTLLLAACGGTTDTPAATGTGTSGGASGSGTAAAGTSSSVAPSELVSVDTSPMTGVPSGVQLAPTQEASFALSNLPASIDPHVTGGYPRRFDMYEMLTDVKPDTGAPRPFLATEWEQIDDTTWEFTLRDGVKFHDGSPLTAEDVVFSWTRASGENYAIKSQISTFKSATAVDDTTVRIVTSSPDLLMPKRAAQIGIIPKAYYEGLGADAEARDAAFAAAPVGSGPYKFVEYSTERAVVEKADTTWRTPTLTKITFLSVTDTGSQMNSLLAGDVQYVNIMPLTSIAPLTAGGATLINITKGNDLGAFMDEVDMNGAVKTGPMGNATVRQAFQHAINKKELVEQVLKNSTYNDNGQLIGPGLTGFNDALSEFAYDPEKAKSMLDEAGFPAPADGSPRFTITMASAFAGPGSVRRLVGEYFANAITQLGVQVDYTALTDSTLQLDYFYNRQQRPDIYHFGLFTRPYMDAARAYTYFTTDGGGLHMTDDEFDELYTKQLSQFDEAERAETLDRMAEIMQEKSCFLFACGDVWIDAAGKGLRGLTQCDAQTDQYYSALYMVEA from the coding sequence ATGACGATCAACGCGCGCGCGGTCAACCGTCGCCGCTTCTTCCAGCTCGGCGCCGCCGCCACCGGCACCCTGCTGCTCGCCGCCTGCGGCGGCACGACCGACACGCCTGCCGCCACCGGAACCGGGACCTCCGGCGGGGCATCGGGTTCCGGCACCGCTGCCGCCGGCACCAGCAGCTCCGTCGCCCCCAGCGAGCTGGTCTCGGTCGACACCAGCCCGATGACCGGTGTCCCGTCCGGCGTGCAGCTCGCGCCGACCCAGGAGGCCAGCTTCGCGCTCAGCAACCTGCCGGCGTCGATCGACCCGCACGTCACCGGCGGCTACCCCCGTCGGTTCGACATGTACGAGATGCTCACCGACGTCAAGCCGGACACCGGCGCGCCCCGGCCGTTCCTGGCCACCGAGTGGGAGCAGATCGACGACACCACCTGGGAGTTCACCCTCCGCGACGGTGTCAAGTTCCACGACGGCAGCCCGCTGACCGCCGAGGACGTGGTGTTCAGCTGGACCCGTGCCTCCGGCGAGAACTACGCGATCAAGTCGCAGATCAGCACCTTCAAGTCGGCGACCGCGGTGGACGACACCACGGTGCGCATCGTCACCTCGTCGCCGGACCTGCTGATGCCCAAGCGCGCGGCGCAGATCGGCATCATCCCCAAGGCCTACTACGAGGGCCTGGGCGCCGATGCCGAGGCGCGGGACGCGGCCTTCGCCGCCGCCCCGGTCGGCTCCGGCCCGTACAAGTTCGTCGAGTACTCCACCGAGCGCGCGGTGGTCGAGAAGGCCGACACCACCTGGCGCACACCGACCCTCACGAAGATCACCTTCCTGTCGGTGACCGACACCGGGTCGCAGATGAACAGCCTGCTGGCCGGCGACGTGCAGTACGTCAACATCATGCCGCTGACCAGCATCGCCCCGCTGACCGCGGGCGGCGCCACGCTGATCAACATCACCAAGGGCAACGACCTCGGCGCGTTCATGGACGAGGTCGACATGAACGGTGCGGTGAAGACCGGCCCGATGGGCAACGCCACCGTGCGGCAGGCGTTCCAGCACGCCATCAACAAGAAGGAACTCGTCGAGCAGGTCCTGAAGAACTCGACCTACAACGACAACGGCCAGCTGATCGGTCCCGGCCTGACCGGGTTCAACGACGCGCTGTCCGAGTTCGCCTACGACCCGGAGAAGGCCAAGTCCATGCTGGACGAGGCCGGCTTCCCGGCCCCGGCCGACGGCAGCCCGCGGTTCACGATCACCATGGCCTCCGCCTTCGCCGGCCCGGGCTCGGTGCGCCGGCTGGTCGGCGAGTACTTCGCCAACGCCATCACCCAGCTCGGCGTGCAGGTGGACTACACCGCGCTCACCGACTCCACCCTGCAGCTGGACTACTTCTACAACCGCCAGCAGCGGCCGGACATCTACCACTTCGGGCTCTTCACCCGGCCCTACATGGACGCCGCCCGCGCCTACACCTACTTCACCACCGACGGTGGCGGCCTGCACATGACCGACGACGAGTTCGACGAGCTGTACACCAAGCAGCTCTCGCAGTTCGACGAGGCGGAGCGGGCCGAGACCCTCGACCGGATGGCCGAGATCATGCAGGAGAAGTCCTGCTTCCTCTTCGCCTGCGGTGACGTCTGGATCGACGCCGCCGGCAAGGGCCTGCGTGGCCTGACCCAGTGCGACGCCCAGACCGACCAGTACTACAGCGCGCTGTACATGGTCGAGGCCTGA
- a CDS encoding alpha/beta fold hydrolase, with protein MSAAPATPTVVLLHGWLCDATDMRPLAARLVPHLAVTVPDLPGHGARAALRSENPCTIADLADAVLRGLPGPGPLLVVGHSLGGAVALEIAARVPERMTGLVLLDTTWAVVPPAPEVIAAPLEGDGYFARRQALQHKRMDLHPAGTALPAADPGTAADIFRDLMTWPGPQRLRTAGCPVLAVFSGAHRAAAVTADQLPGVRARVLPDSGHWLMLERPDEVAALVLDLAADHRRPAVGAGA; from the coding sequence ATGAGCGCCGCCCCGGCCACACCGACGGTCGTGCTGCTGCACGGCTGGCTCTGCGACGCCACCGACATGCGGCCGCTGGCCGCACGGCTGGTGCCGCACCTCGCGGTGACGGTGCCGGACCTGCCCGGGCACGGTGCCCGGGCCGCGCTGCGGTCGGAGAACCCCTGCACCATCGCCGATCTCGCTGACGCGGTGCTCCGCGGGCTGCCCGGTCCGGGCCCGCTGTTGGTGGTCGGGCACAGCCTCGGCGGTGCCGTCGCGCTGGAGATCGCCGCGCGCGTGCCGGAGCGGATGACCGGCCTCGTGCTGCTGGACACCACCTGGGCCGTGGTGCCGCCCGCGCCCGAGGTGATCGCGGCCCCGCTGGAGGGCGACGGCTACTTCGCCCGCCGGCAGGCGTTGCAGCACAAGCGGATGGACCTGCACCCGGCCGGAACCGCCCTGCCCGCGGCCGATCCCGGTACGGCCGCGGACATCTTCCGCGACCTGATGACCTGGCCCGGCCCGCAGCGATTGCGGACGGCGGGCTGCCCGGTGCTCGCGGTGTTCTCCGGCGCGCACCGGGCCGCCGCCGTGACCGCGGACCAACTGCCCGGCGTCCGCGCGAGGGTGCTCCCGGACTCCGGACACTGGCTGATGCTGGAGCGCCCGGACGAGGTCGCCGCTCTGGTCCTGGATCTCGCCGCCGATCACCGGCGCCCGGCGGTCGGGGCCGGCGCATGA
- a CDS encoding IclR family transcriptional regulator, translating to MSAVDGIAPNGTDTGPLTPVGAGAPEEQRGSQTVAAVERAADVLLYFTRGNGPSLGITDIAAGLGLSKAAVHRVLASLRTRDLVELDENTRKYSLGPMAVVLGLAGLDRLDVRRTAAAELPALSAATGETATLSIRAGGTRVYVDQVTPAREMIMSVSIGVPYPLHAGASSKAFLAFLSDEEIQDYLGAGGGALTPITPSTVTDVPKLLADLELIRERGWADSTGERQSGAASVAAPVRDRTGKPAAVISVCGPAARFAEEKDRAVSELLASTERLSMTLGFRRPS from the coding sequence ATGAGCGCCGTCGACGGCATCGCCCCCAACGGCACCGACACCGGACCGCTGACCCCGGTCGGCGCCGGGGCGCCGGAGGAGCAGCGGGGCAGCCAGACCGTGGCCGCGGTCGAGCGGGCGGCGGACGTGCTCCTCTACTTCACCCGCGGCAACGGCCCCTCGCTGGGTATCACCGACATCGCCGCCGGGCTGGGCCTGTCCAAGGCCGCCGTGCACCGGGTGCTGGCCTCGCTGCGCACCCGTGACCTGGTGGAACTCGACGAGAACACCCGCAAGTACTCCCTGGGCCCGATGGCCGTCGTGCTCGGCCTGGCCGGACTGGACCGGCTCGACGTGCGCCGCACGGCCGCCGCCGAACTGCCGGCGCTGTCCGCCGCGACCGGGGAGACGGCGACGCTGTCCATCCGGGCCGGCGGGACCCGGGTGTACGTGGACCAGGTCACCCCGGCCCGCGAGATGATCATGTCGGTGTCCATCGGGGTGCCCTACCCGCTGCACGCCGGCGCGTCGTCCAAGGCGTTCCTGGCGTTCCTGTCCGACGAGGAGATCCAGGACTACCTGGGTGCCGGAGGCGGGGCGCTGACGCCGATCACGCCGTCCACGGTGACCGACGTGCCGAAGCTGCTCGCCGACCTGGAACTGATCCGCGAACGCGGCTGGGCGGACTCCACCGGGGAGCGCCAGTCCGGCGCCGCCTCCGTCGCCGCGCCCGTCCGTGACCGCACCGGCAAGCCCGCCGCGGTGATCAGCGTGTGCGGCCCCGCCGCCCGCTTCGCCGAGGAGAAGGACCGCGCGGTCAGCGAGCTCCTCGCCTCCACCGAGCGGCTCTCCATGACGCTCGGGTTCCGCCGGCCCTCCTGA
- a CDS encoding ABC transporter permease, producing the protein MVTVLPTPDPAPAAPPPAAATDAVPHRSQTAARAFFTRPSGVIPLVVLAVIGLSAIFAPLITPYDPNHQDLINPLLPPSWLPGGSSTHLLGTDELGRDMATRLVYGARTALALSLSAATISAIVGTIVGLLAGMYPKWVGSVVMWLADSQMAFPYVVLALVVITVQGNSIPSLLFVLTLFGWVQFARVVRAEVLRVKHADYVLAARAAGSSGMKIVFRHVLPNVSSPALVLWTFQVAGVLLLESALSFLGLGIQPPTADWGTMFASGRAFIITNPWNCILPGLAVMIAVLCANLLGRTLRTVLNPRLR; encoded by the coding sequence ATGGTCACCGTGCTCCCCACCCCCGATCCCGCCCCGGCCGCGCCGCCGCCCGCCGCGGCCACCGATGCCGTCCCGCACCGCTCGCAGACCGCGGCCCGCGCCTTCTTCACCCGCCCCAGCGGGGTCATCCCGCTGGTCGTGCTCGCCGTGATCGGGCTGTCCGCGATCTTCGCGCCGCTGATCACCCCGTACGACCCGAACCACCAGGACCTGATCAACCCGCTGCTGCCGCCGTCCTGGCTGCCCGGCGGGTCGTCGACGCACCTTCTCGGCACCGACGAGCTCGGCCGGGACATGGCCACCCGGCTCGTCTACGGCGCCCGCACCGCACTGGCCCTGTCGCTGTCCGCCGCGACCATCAGCGCGATCGTCGGCACCATCGTCGGCCTGCTGGCCGGCATGTACCCGAAGTGGGTCGGCTCGGTCGTCATGTGGCTGGCCGACTCGCAGATGGCCTTCCCCTACGTCGTGCTCGCCCTCGTCGTCATCACCGTGCAGGGCAACTCGATCCCGTCGCTGCTGTTCGTGCTGACGCTGTTCGGCTGGGTGCAGTTCGCCCGGGTGGTGCGGGCCGAGGTGCTGCGGGTCAAACACGCGGACTACGTGCTCGCCGCCCGGGCGGCCGGCAGTTCCGGGATGAAGATCGTCTTCCGGCACGTGTTGCCCAACGTCAGCTCCCCGGCGCTGGTGCTGTGGACCTTCCAGGTGGCCGGCGTGCTGCTGCTGGAGAGTGCGCTGTCCTTCCTGGGTCTGGGCATCCAGCCGCCGACGGCGGACTGGGGCACGATGTTCGCCTCCGGCCGGGCCTTCATCATCACCAACCCGTGGAACTGCATCCTGCCGGGGCTGGCCGTGATGATCGCGGTGCTCTGCGCCAACCTGCTCGGCCGCACCCTGCGCACCGTGCTCAACCCGAGACTCCGATGA
- a CDS encoding ABC transporter ATP-binding protein: protein MNTSTTSATTAVLEPDKGAGTLLAVEDLHTVIDRRGRSTSAVDGVSLTVAPGEVVALVGETGSGKSLTALSVLRLLRAPVRLASGRITFDGKDLATMSPRQVRAVRGNGIGMVFQDPMTALNPYHTVGAQLAETIRLHRRVPRAELQPLMVSLLTEVGIVNPALRLTQYPHELSGGTQQRVMIAMALANRPKLLIADEPTTGLDATVQAQILELIKDLAAARDMGVLIITHDLGVVAGISDRTVVMYAGQVVESGATRAVLRAARHPYTRALLEATPRLDERAGRLASIPGSPPEIGRFPQGCRFAPRCGRVQDRCHTEMPLLQLGVATAEGTVARDQVRCHFPEAEAVPVVDAPISPESGLPEVEAPATPSLEKDAASDDRPVAVDAAGVQRYFTTRRGVTKAVDGIDLRIRVGETLGIVGESGCGKSTFAKLLAGLDRPTGGEVALHPGEPAPAGRAGDRAYVQFVFQETFGSLDPRRTVAQTISEPLENLTDLDKKARADAIAEVMAACGLPAGVAGRYPHELSGGQRQRVGISRALVTRPTVVVMDEPMSGLDVSVQAQIVNLLQDLREEYGMTTVLVSHDVGVIRHLADRVAVMYLGRVVEVGEAEQLLTHPQHPYTAALISAVPLPDPELEAARTPIPLRGDVGDVNPHAGCPFSARCPAATQVCLDTRPVLADVGSGVMAACHHPGSVTVSS, encoded by the coding sequence ATGAACACGTCGACCACCTCCGCGACCACCGCAGTCCTCGAGCCGGACAAGGGAGCGGGCACCCTGCTCGCCGTCGAGGACCTGCACACCGTCATCGACCGACGCGGCCGCAGCACCAGTGCGGTGGACGGGGTCTCGCTGACGGTGGCGCCCGGCGAGGTGGTCGCCCTGGTCGGCGAGACCGGGTCCGGCAAGTCGCTCACCGCGCTGTCGGTGCTCCGCCTGCTGCGCGCGCCGGTGCGGCTGGCGTCCGGCCGGATCACCTTCGACGGCAAGGATCTGGCGACCATGTCGCCGCGCCAGGTGCGGGCCGTGCGCGGCAACGGCATCGGCATGGTCTTCCAGGACCCGATGACCGCGCTGAACCCGTACCACACCGTCGGTGCGCAGCTGGCGGAGACGATCCGGCTGCACCGCCGCGTCCCGCGGGCCGAGCTGCAGCCGCTGATGGTCTCGCTGCTCACCGAGGTCGGCATCGTCAACCCGGCGCTGCGACTCACCCAGTACCCGCACGAGCTGTCCGGCGGCACCCAGCAGCGGGTGATGATCGCGATGGCGCTGGCGAACCGCCCCAAGCTGCTGATCGCCGACGAGCCGACCACCGGCCTGGACGCCACCGTGCAGGCGCAGATCCTGGAACTGATCAAGGATCTCGCGGCGGCGCGGGACATGGGCGTGCTGATCATCACCCATGACCTGGGCGTGGTCGCCGGGATCAGCGACCGCACCGTCGTGATGTACGCCGGGCAGGTCGTCGAGTCCGGCGCCACCCGGGCGGTGCTGCGCGCGGCACGGCACCCGTACACCCGGGCCCTGCTCGAGGCGACCCCCCGGCTGGACGAACGGGCCGGCCGGCTCGCCTCCATCCCGGGCAGCCCGCCGGAGATCGGCCGGTTCCCGCAGGGCTGCCGGTTCGCCCCGCGCTGCGGCCGGGTGCAGGACCGGTGCCACACCGAGATGCCGCTGCTGCAGCTGGGTGTCGCCACGGCGGAGGGCACCGTCGCGCGGGACCAGGTGCGCTGCCACTTCCCGGAGGCCGAGGCGGTGCCGGTGGTGGACGCACCGATCTCCCCGGAGTCCGGTCTGCCCGAGGTCGAGGCCCCCGCCACACCCTCGCTCGAGAAGGACGCCGCGTCCGACGACCGTCCGGTCGCCGTCGACGCCGCCGGCGTGCAGCGGTACTTCACCACCCGGCGCGGCGTCACCAAGGCCGTCGACGGGATCGACCTGAGGATCCGGGTCGGCGAGACCCTGGGCATCGTCGGCGAATCCGGCTGCGGCAAGTCCACCTTCGCCAAGCTGCTGGCCGGGCTGGACCGGCCCACCGGCGGCGAGGTCGCGCTGCACCCGGGGGAGCCGGCGCCGGCCGGGCGGGCCGGGGACCGCGCGTACGTGCAGTTCGTCTTCCAGGAAACCTTCGGCTCGCTGGACCCGAGACGGACGGTGGCGCAGACCATCTCCGAGCCGCTGGAGAACCTCACCGATCTCGACAAGAAGGCCCGCGCCGACGCGATCGCCGAGGTGATGGCCGCCTGCGGTCTGCCCGCGGGCGTGGCCGGTCGTTACCCGCACGAGCTCTCCGGCGGCCAGCGACAGCGGGTCGGGATCTCGCGCGCGCTGGTCACCCGGCCGACCGTGGTGGTGATGGACGAACCCATGTCGGGGCTGGACGTCTCGGTGCAGGCGCAGATCGTCAACCTGCTGCAGGACCTGCGCGAGGAGTACGGCATGACCACCGTGCTGGTCTCGCACGACGTCGGCGTCATCCGGCACCTGGCCGACCGGGTCGCGGTGATGTACCTGGGCCGGGTGGTCGAGGTGGGCGAGGCGGAGCAGCTGCTCACCCACCCGCAGCACCCGTACACCGCTGCGCTGATCTCGGCCGTGCCGCTGCCCGATCCGGAGCTCGAGGCCGCCCGCACCCCGATCCCGTTGCGCGGCGACGTCGGCGATGTCAACCCGCACGCGGGTTGCCCGTTCTCCGCCCGCTGCCCGGCGGCGACCCAGGTCTGTCTCGACACCCGGCCCGTACTGGCCGATGTCGGGTCCGGGGTGATGGCCGCCTGCCACCACCCCGGGTCGGTCACCGTCTCCTCCTGA
- a CDS encoding amidohydrolase family protein: MPDDLEQTENTCDLLLRGTVLTVDPERRVLTDGWVAIRAGIIVGVGSGESPFVAAETAGSAGHLIMPGLVNTHTHLVQGCIRSMAEGTRFEERLFGFYYPMTGAAGQQDSYWSAMTPVLDLLRSGVTTTADDHFTHVDTRSMDGVLGALTDAGLRARAARLTVNDENAVPPGMRESVDVGLAETDRLAAEWNSPTLSVTATSIGITYVTPDDLHRLYDWTVAHGEQFDIHVPSMMDKKYLAEKRGWHGGSIEWLAKEDMLGPNTIAIHAQGIREGEAQLMADAGAAVSLVPDMELVLGMVTFDSRAYQAAGVTIGLGLDGPVVAYGHNMWLALRGYLMAQRIGDSARKLVGGDAGRFGDEILFGIAEKAIELGTLGGAQALGLADRIGSVEVGKDADLLLIDLGNATTLAPSGMLLANLVWAGGPGPDVIERVLVRGRTVMRNGVSTAIDHREAVTKANEVQSRLLTATGSDRFLGRGSTWRW, translated from the coding sequence ATGCCCGACGACCTCGAACAGACCGAGAACACCTGCGACCTGCTGCTGCGCGGCACCGTGCTCACCGTCGACCCGGAACGCCGGGTGCTCACCGACGGCTGGGTGGCGATCCGGGCCGGCATCATCGTCGGGGTGGGCAGCGGGGAGTCCCCGTTCGTCGCGGCCGAGACCGCCGGCAGCGCCGGGCATCTGATCATGCCGGGCCTGGTCAACACGCACACCCACCTGGTGCAGGGCTGCATCCGGTCGATGGCCGAGGGCACCCGGTTCGAGGAGCGACTGTTCGGCTTCTACTACCCGATGACCGGCGCCGCCGGGCAGCAGGACTCCTACTGGTCCGCGATGACCCCGGTGCTCGACCTGCTCCGCTCCGGCGTCACCACCACCGCCGACGACCACTTCACCCACGTCGACACCCGTTCCATGGACGGTGTTCTCGGTGCTCTCACCGATGCCGGCCTGCGGGCGCGGGCGGCCCGGCTGACGGTCAACGACGAGAACGCGGTGCCGCCGGGGATGCGGGAGAGCGTCGACGTCGGGCTGGCCGAGACCGACCGGCTGGCGGCCGAGTGGAACTCGCCGACCCTGTCGGTGACCGCCACCTCGATCGGCATCACCTACGTGACGCCGGACGACCTGCACCGCCTCTACGACTGGACCGTGGCGCACGGCGAGCAGTTCGACATCCACGTGCCGTCGATGATGGACAAGAAGTACCTGGCCGAGAAGCGCGGCTGGCACGGCGGTTCCATCGAATGGCTGGCCAAGGAGGACATGCTCGGGCCGAACACCATCGCCATCCACGCCCAGGGCATCCGCGAGGGCGAGGCGCAGCTGATGGCCGACGCCGGCGCCGCGGTCTCGCTGGTGCCGGACATGGAGCTGGTGCTGGGCATGGTCACCTTCGACTCGCGGGCCTACCAGGCCGCGGGCGTCACCATCGGCCTCGGCCTGGACGGCCCGGTCGTCGCCTACGGCCACAACATGTGGCTGGCGCTGCGCGGCTACCTGATGGCGCAGCGGATCGGCGACTCGGCCCGCAAGCTGGTCGGCGGCGACGCCGGGCGGTTCGGTGACGAGATCCTCTTCGGGATCGCCGAGAAGGCGATCGAGCTGGGTACCCTGGGCGGCGCGCAGGCACTGGGCCTCGCCGACCGGATCGGTTCGGTCGAGGTCGGGAAGGACGCGGACCTGCTGCTCATCGACCTGGGCAACGCCACCACGCTCGCCCCGTCCGGCATGCTGCTCGCCAACCTGGTGTGGGCCGGCGGTCCGGGGCCGGACGTGATCGAGCGGGTGCTGGTGCGCGGCCGCACGGTGATGCGGAACGGCGTCAGCACCGCGATCGACCACCGCGAGGCCGTCACCAAGGCCAACGAGGTGCAGTCGCGGCTGCTCACGGCCACCGGCAGCGATCGTTTCCTGGGCCGGGGGTCGACGTGGCGGTGGTAG
- a CDS encoding carboxymuconolactone decarboxylase family protein, translated as MPRVTDWSVDPETAEAEAKAVALFGHVSDLFAALGHAPTVLSGWIDLVRRLRTDLSVDPRLHELVVVRVAGSIGATYAETAHRRLALKAGVRQEQLDAIDLTATAQTSAEFDDTERAALLLAAKVAAATAGPDDVLTLMELIGERDATELLVIAAFYCCVGRITNALGVVPMGGG; from the coding sequence GTGCCCAGGGTCACGGACTGGTCCGTGGACCCGGAGACCGCGGAGGCGGAGGCGAAGGCGGTGGCCCTGTTCGGTCACGTCTCGGACCTGTTCGCCGCGCTCGGGCACGCCCCCACCGTCCTGTCCGGATGGATCGACCTTGTCCGCCGGCTGCGCACCGATCTCTCGGTCGACCCGCGGCTGCACGAGCTGGTGGTGGTGCGGGTGGCCGGGTCGATCGGCGCCACCTATGCCGAGACCGCGCACCGCCGACTGGCTCTGAAGGCGGGCGTGCGACAGGAGCAACTGGACGCGATCGACCTGACGGCGACCGCGCAGACCTCGGCGGAGTTCGACGACACCGAGCGGGCGGCCCTGCTGCTGGCGGCCAAGGTGGCGGCCGCCACCGCCGGGCCGGACGACGTGCTGACCCTGATGGAGCTGATCGGCGAGCGGGACGCCACCGAACTCCTGGTGATCGCGGCGTTCTACTGCTGCGTCGGCCGGATCACCAACGCTCTCGGCGTCGTCCCGATGGGCGGCGGGTGA
- a CDS encoding alpha/beta fold hydrolase, with product MSGPIVLVHGAQHGGWCWRRVLPGLRSAGHEVHAPTLTGLADRAHLLTASTGLSTHIDDVAAHLEAEELTDVTLVGHSYGALVVTGVADRLPGKVRTVVLFDGPVARAGESGVDLHPAAHVFLSRETVVDGIPVIPPSDGSSLGLDPDDLAWVRRRLTPQPARAVREGLPHSGTDRTSTIRHCFIRTQRADGSDSALPDRAAGPGWTVRTVPGGHDAMITRPGEVVAVLHELAELPPPDTAEPTHQHQPHELFDRTPAESATGGTA from the coding sequence ATGAGCGGCCCGATCGTCCTGGTGCACGGTGCCCAGCACGGCGGCTGGTGCTGGCGACGGGTGCTGCCCGGCCTGCGCTCCGCCGGCCACGAGGTGCATGCGCCGACCCTCACCGGGCTCGCCGACCGCGCCCACCTGCTCACCGCCTCCACCGGTCTGTCCACCCACATCGATGACGTCGCAGCACATCTGGAGGCCGAGGAACTGACCGACGTCACCCTGGTCGGGCACAGCTACGGCGCACTCGTCGTCACCGGCGTGGCCGACCGGCTGCCCGGGAAGGTGCGCACCGTCGTGCTCTTCGACGGGCCGGTGGCCCGGGCCGGCGAGTCCGGGGTGGACCTGCACCCCGCGGCGCACGTGTTCCTCTCGCGGGAGACCGTGGTGGACGGCATCCCGGTGATCCCGCCGTCCGACGGCAGCTCCCTCGGCCTGGACCCGGACGATCTGGCCTGGGTGCGCCGCCGGTTGACCCCGCAGCCCGCCCGCGCCGTCCGGGAAGGTCTGCCGCACAGCGGGACCGACCGCACCTCGACGATCCGGCACTGCTTCATCCGGACGCAGCGGGCCGACGGGTCGGACTCCGCTCTCCCGGACCGGGCCGCCGGGCCGGGATGGACGGTCCGCACCGTCCCCGGCGGTCACGACGCGATGATCACCCGCCCCGGCGAGGTCGTCGCCGTCCTGCACGAGCTCGCGGAGCTGCCGCCGCCCGACACCGCCGAACCCACGCACCAGCACCAGCCGCACGAGTTGTTCGACCGGACACCCGCCGAGTCCGCCACCGGAGGTACCGCATGA